A window from Cryptomeria japonica chromosome 1, Sugi_1.0, whole genome shotgun sequence encodes these proteins:
- the LOC131041993 gene encoding uncharacterized protein LOC131041993: MAAMTGGEAVGSNSLSWVLMVAGVVSVLSMSILICATHSRKRPQQKFEGKEETVNKDDSSSIDMNGLSFTQKSFGGFLSNVSFSKRAKKPQAAEVEEKEKEKEEESGGNLIWQRSIMMGEKCRPPNFSGAIIYDDKGNLLPHFPPRSSSSNPPTAALNQPPSA, from the coding sequence ATGGCAGCCATGACTGGAGGAGAAGCAGTGGGCAGCAACAGCTTGAGCTGGGTTTTAATGGTTGCAGGTGTTGTGAGTGTTTTGTCAATGTCGATTTTGATCTGTGCTACTCACTCCCGAAAGCGCCCACAGCAGAAGTTTGAAGGCAAAGAGGAGACAGTCAATAAGGATGATTCATCCTCCATTGATATGAATGGTTTAAGCTTTACACAGAAATCTTTTGGAGGGTTTCTGAGTAATGTGAGCTTCAGCAAGAGGGCAAAGAAGCCGCAGGCTGCAGAGGtggaggagaaggagaaggaaaaggAGGAGGAGAGTGGTGGGAATTTGATTTGGCAGAGATCAATCATGATGGGTGAAAAATGTAGGCCACCCAATTTTTCTGGGGCTATTATATATGATGACAAGGGTAATCTGTTGCCCCATTTTCCTCCCAGATCTTCCAGCTCAAATCCTCCCACAGCTGCTCTTAATCAGCCGCCATCCGCTTGA